Proteins found in one Aspergillus chevalieri M1 DNA, chromosome 2, nearly complete sequence genomic segment:
- a CDS encoding uncharacterized protein (COG:E;~EggNog:ENOG410PHWC;~InterPro:IPR015424,IPR015422;~go_function: GO:0003824 - catalytic activity [Evidence IEA]): MDAIDAFASEFKWAVSWTRPLAGTTAFVKFVNRDGRPINDVVFCQRLQEQVEVMLVPGSGWFGGGINFRGYVRIGYVQEPQTLLNGLQALRQFMRNDYEKLSVA, from the coding sequence ATGGACGCCATTGATGCATTCGCATCGGAGTTCAAATGGGCCGTGAGCTGGACGCGTCCACTGGCGGGTACAACAGCGTTCGTCAAATTTGTCAACAGAGATGGCAGACCGATCAACGATGTTGTGTTTTGCCAGCGTCTCCAGGAGCAAGTCGAGGTCATGCTGGTACCAGGAAGTGGGTGGTTTGGCGGTGGAATCAACTTTCGAGGATACGTGCGAATCGGCTATGTGCAAGAGCCCCAGACATTGCTAAATGGACTGCAAGCCTTGCGGCAATTCATGCGCAATGATTACGAAAAGCTATCTGTTGCGTGA